The Brevinematia bacterium genome contains a region encoding:
- a CDS encoding thioredoxin family protein produces the protein MGRIIDDDSRKFLEEKFQELRDDVEVRVYYNSLDESVRDYVEFTKTFFSELAEVSSKIKLQLVESSIGSKTSTGLTIRTIPSVTIGEDRGYKILFSGSPLGYEASQIVETIVMISTENHELGDEVAQKLSSLSKPVNIKVFVTPTCPYCPGSAYLANRIAVASRGKVVAEVVEANENPDLAMEWGIESVPTQIINDSYESKTVGLQNEEEFVNQVLRFGK, from the coding sequence ATGGGAAGAATCATTGATGACGATTCTAGGAAATTTTTAGAGGAAAAGTTTCAAGAGTTGAGAGATGATGTAGAGGTGAGAGTATATTACAACTCATTGGATGAGAGTGTTAGGGACTATGTAGAGTTTACCAAAACTTTTTTTTCGGAATTAGCGGAGGTCAGTAGTAAGATCAAGCTTCAGCTTGTGGAATCTAGTATTGGGTCTAAAACCTCAACAGGTCTTACTATAAGAACTATTCCAAGTGTAACGATAGGTGAGGATAGGGGGTATAAGATTTTATTTAGTGGTTCTCCTCTTGGATACGAAGCAAGTCAAATTGTTGAAACTATTGTTATGATTTCTACTGAAAACCATGAGCTTGGTGATGAAGTAGCACAGAAGTTAAGCTCTCTATCTAAGCCTGTGAATATAAAGGTATTTGTAACGCCTACATGTCCTTATTGTCCAGGATCTGCTTATTTAGCAAATAGAATTGCAGTTGCATCTAGGGGAAAAGTGGTAGCTGAGGTTGTGGAAGCTAACGAGAACCCAGACTTAGCAATGGAGTGGGGTATAGAGAGTGTTCCTACTCAGATAATAAATGACTCTTATGAATCAAAGACGGTAGGACTACAGAACGAAGAAGAATTTGTAAATCAAGTTTTGAGATTCGGCA
- a CDS encoding alpha-hydroxy-acid oxidizing protein, which produces MKKYIVSIGGGILQEKIIREIKELGFKAIVFDKDPDCIGSKIGDVFFPISTRDYESIIVKLREENLLDEVATAITVGTDMSYTVAKINEIVAPFLISPETALKTTNKYLMRETLVREGVNVPEFFLCSTLEEVISAFRVLRDKGKYAVIKPIDNMGARGVKKLSSEEDIESSFRESMGFSFQGKVLVEEFIEGNELSVDALVYRGEIIITGVADRIIEYPPYFVETGHIMPTNLPSDLVEIAIEEFKKAIRAVGIINGSAKGDIKISVDNKPYIGEIASRLSGGFMSTHTFPYSTGVNLMRNILLIHLGKEPEINRYEYKLTCIERALIPYKGVVTSISGVEEARGVDGVKDVFIKVKEGDAVGEPKSNLDKAGNIIAVGKTREEAIRNVNNGIRRIKILTESSGLVTPESEILEKARRKFNGACYVCKRCDGESCRGKVPGIGGIGSGESFVENVRVLGEYKLMPRYIHSAKNIDTSINFLGLKLDLPVIVAPITGTTSNLGGKVEELEYIRWVIKGAMFSGTIAMVGDSATPEKYKLGIRAILENFGNGIGIYKPRRNNLEIIRRIKEAEEVGAIAVGMDVDGFLIPTMKLRNQEVEPKSDKELEEIVNSTKLPFVIKGIMNPSDALSAYKAGAKVIIVSNHGGRVNDSLPSTISVLPGIVKALRGKKVMIGIDGGFRSGADVVKALILGADFVCIGRPVTIYAFGGEVDGVKYYLEKIKSEIRETMKILGAENIQELKKIKPPPLIKKGETLHFTRKTFTSKPKTRIL; this is translated from the coding sequence GTGAAGAAGTATATCGTATCAATCGGGGGAGGAATTCTCCAAGAAAAGATAATAAGAGAAATAAAAGAACTTGGGTTTAAGGCGATTGTTTTTGATAAGGACCCTGATTGTATAGGCTCAAAGATAGGTGATGTGTTTTTCCCAATAAGCACTAGGGATTACGAAAGCATAATTGTAAAGCTTCGGGAGGAGAATTTATTAGATGAAGTTGCTACAGCAATTACCGTAGGTACTGACATGTCTTATACAGTGGCAAAAATAAACGAAATAGTTGCTCCATTTTTGATTTCTCCAGAAACTGCGCTGAAAACCACTAACAAATACCTAATGAGAGAAACACTAGTCAGAGAGGGTGTCAATGTTCCTGAGTTTTTCCTTTGTTCTACATTGGAAGAGGTAATTTCTGCTTTTAGGGTTTTAAGAGATAAAGGAAAGTACGCAGTGATAAAACCTATTGACAATATGGGAGCAAGGGGAGTAAAAAAGCTTAGTTCCGAAGAAGATATTGAGTCATCTTTCAGGGAAAGTATGGGTTTTTCTTTCCAAGGGAAGGTATTAGTTGAAGAATTTATTGAAGGAAACGAGCTTAGCGTTGATGCTTTGGTTTATAGGGGAGAGATTATTATAACTGGCGTTGCGGATAGAATAATAGAATACCCTCCTTATTTTGTTGAAACAGGTCACATTATGCCTACCAATCTTCCAAGTGATCTTGTTGAAATCGCAATAGAGGAATTTAAGAAAGCCATAAGAGCTGTTGGAATAATAAACGGTTCTGCCAAAGGGGATATAAAGATCTCTGTTGACAATAAGCCTTACATAGGAGAAATAGCCTCAAGGCTTTCCGGGGGCTTTATGTCCACACACACCTTTCCTTACTCCACGGGAGTAAACCTTATGAGAAATATCCTTCTTATTCATCTGGGGAAAGAACCTGAGATAAATAGATATGAGTATAAACTTACCTGCATTGAGAGAGCCTTAATTCCATACAAGGGGGTAGTTACGTCAATAAGTGGTGTTGAGGAGGCTAGAGGTGTAGATGGAGTTAAGGATGTGTTTATAAAGGTTAAAGAAGGTGATGCTGTAGGTGAGCCCAAAAGCAATCTTGACAAGGCTGGAAACATCATAGCGGTAGGGAAGACTCGTGAAGAAGCAATAAGAAATGTAAACAATGGGATAAGGAGGATAAAAATTTTAACAGAATCTAGCGGACTGGTGACACCCGAAAGCGAAATACTAGAGAAAGCCCGAAGAAAGTTTAATGGAGCTTGTTATGTTTGTAAAAGGTGCGATGGGGAAAGCTGTAGAGGTAAGGTTCCCGGAATAGGTGGAATAGGTAGTGGTGAATCATTTGTAGAAAATGTAAGAGTCTTAGGAGAATATAAGCTCATGCCAAGGTATATCCACTCAGCAAAAAACATAGACACTTCTATCAATTTCCTTGGACTGAAACTGGACCTGCCAGTTATCGTTGCACCTATCACTGGAACAACATCAAACCTTGGAGGAAAGGTGGAAGAACTTGAGTATATTAGATGGGTTATAAAGGGAGCTATGTTCTCAGGAACTATTGCAATGGTAGGAGATAGTGCAACCCCAGAAAAATATAAACTGGGAATCAGGGCGATTCTAGAGAACTTCGGAAACGGAATAGGAATCTACAAACCCAGAAGGAATAATCTAGAAATTATAAGGAGAATAAAGGAAGCAGAGGAAGTTGGAGCTATTGCTGTAGGAATGGACGTTGATGGATTCCTAATACCTACCATGAAGCTAAGAAACCAAGAGGTTGAACCTAAGAGTGATAAAGAGCTTGAAGAAATCGTAAACTCTACTAAACTACCTTTTGTAATCAAAGGAATCATGAACCCAAGCGATGCCTTATCAGCGTACAAAGCTGGAGCTAAAGTAATAATTGTTTCAAACCATGGTGGCAGGGTAAATGACTCATTACCTTCAACTATCAGTGTGCTTCCCGGTATCGTCAAAGCCCTTAGGGGGAAGAAAGTTATGATAGGAATAGATGGTGGCTTTAGAAGCGGAGCGGATGTTGTTAAAGCTTTAATCTTGGGAGCAGACTTTGTATGTATAGGAAGACCTGTTACAATATACGCCTTCGGCGGTGAAGTAGATGGGGTAAAGTATTACTTGGAGAAGATAAAAAGTGAGATAAGAGAAACTATGAAAATACTAGGTGCTGAAAATATACAGGAGCTTAAAAAAATCAAACCACCACCCCTTATCAAAAAGGGTGAGACTCTACACTTCACTAGGAAAACTTTCACAAGTAAACCTAAGACCAGAATACTGTAG